The following are from one region of the Acipenser ruthenus chromosome 19, fAciRut3.2 maternal haplotype, whole genome shotgun sequence genome:
- the lcat gene encoding phosphatidylcholine-sterol acyltransferase isoform X4 produces MPGNLGNQLEARIDKIDLVHWLCYSKTEDFFTIWIDLNMFMPIGIDCWIDNIRIAYNRTTRKTSNAPGVEIRVPGFGKTYSVEFLDTNTLTGYLHTMVEHLVNAGYVRNETIRAAPYDWRIAPNEQEEYFGKLKALVEEMYKEYERPVYLLGHSMGSNYILYFLNQQSQDWKDLYIKGFISLGAPWGGVIKPLRVLASGENDGIPLVSNIKIREEQRMTTTNPWMIPSDLAWPTDHVYISTPTYNYTYQDYQRFFNDIHFEDGWYMWNDTKDLLAGLPTPGVAVYCMYGTGLPTPVTYIYDDNFPNADPVDILYDDGDNTVGSRSMELCKLWVGKQKEPVHIIELNGTAHLDIVFSNISLTYIQEILQGSYKGP; encoded by the exons TGCCTGGCAATCTGGGGAACCAGCTGGAGGCGAGGATTGACAAGATCGATCTGGTGCACTGGCTCTGCTACAGCAAGACAGAGGATTTCTTCACCATCTGGATCGACCTCAACATGTTTATGCCTATAGGGATTGACTGCTGGATCGATAACATCAG AATAGCATACAACCGAACAACTCGCAAAACATCCAATGCACCAGGGGTGGAAATCCGAGTTCCAGGATTTGGGAAAACTTACTCTGTGGAATTTCTGGACACCAATACATTAACAG GGTATCTCCACACAATGGTGGAGCACTTGGTAAACGCAGGTTACGTCCGTAATGAAACGATTCGAGCAGCTCCCTATGACTGGAGAATTGCTCCCA ATGAGCAGGAGGAGTACTTTGGGAAGCTAAAAGCCCTGGTGGAGGAGATGTACAAGGAGTATGAGAGACCTGTCTACCTGCTTGGACACAGCATGGGCAGCAATTACATCCTGTACTTCCTGAACCAGCAGTCTCAGGACTGGAAGGATCTCTATATCAAGGGCTTCATCTCACTGGGGGCTCCCTGGGGTGGGGTCATCAAACCGCTCAGGGTCCTCGCTTCCG GTGAAAATGACGGAATCCCGCTTGTATCCAACATCAAAATCCGAGAGGAGCAGCGAATGACCACCACCAACCCCTGGATGATCCCCAGTGACCTGGCCTGGCCGACTGATCACGTCTACATCTCCACACCCACCTACAACTACACCTACCAGGACTACCAGCGCTTCTTCAACGACATCCACTTCGAGGACGGCTGGTACATGTGGAATGATACCAAGGACCTCCTCGCAGGGCTGCCCACGCCTGGTGTAGCAGTGTACTGCATGTACGGCACGGGGTTGCCTACCCCTGTCACCTACATCTATGATGATAACTTCCCGAACGCGGACCCCGTTGACATCCTGTACGATGATGGGGATAACACTGTCGGCTCTCGCAGCATGGAGCTGTGCAAGCTCTGGGTAGGAAAGCAGAAGGAGCCGGTCCACATCATTGAGCTGAATGGCACGGCTCACCTGGACATCGTCTTTTCTAACATAAGCCTCACGTACATCCAGGAGATACTGCAAGGGAGCTACAAAGGGCCTTAA
- the lcat gene encoding phosphatidylcholine-sterol acyltransferase isoform X2 codes for MTGHCPTLALVLLFLQPSSQFWLFNVIFPPSPEPVGPKVNDTSPLILVPGNLGNQLEARIDKIDLVHWLCYSKTEDFFTIWIDLNMFMPIGIDCWIDNIRIAYNRTTRKTSNAPGVEIRVPGFGKTYSVEFLDTNTLTGYLHTMVEHLVNAGYVRNETIRAAPYDWRIAPNEQEEYFGKLKALVEEMYKEYERPVYLLGHSMGSNYILYFLNQQSQDWKDLYIKGFISLGAPWGGVIKPLRVLASGENDGIPLVSNIKIREEQRMTTTNPWMIPSDLAWPTDHVYISTPTYNYTYQDYQRFFNDIHFEDGWYMWNDTKDLLAGLPTPGVAVYCMYGTGLPTPVTYIYDDNFPNADPVDILYDDGDNTVGSRSMELCKLWVGKQKEPVHIIELNGTAHLDIVFSNISLTYIQEILQGSYKGP; via the exons ATGACCGGCCACTGCCCTACGCTGGCCCTGGTGCTCCTCTTCCTCCAGCCTTCCTCGCAGTTCTGGCTCTTCAATGTCATCTTCCCTCCCAGCCCCGAGCCCGTAGGCCCCAAGGTGAACGACACATCCCCCCTCATTCTGG TGCCTGGCAATCTGGGGAACCAGCTGGAGGCGAGGATTGACAAGATCGATCTGGTGCACTGGCTCTGCTACAGCAAGACAGAGGATTTCTTCACCATCTGGATCGACCTCAACATGTTTATGCCTATAGGGATTGACTGCTGGATCGATAACATCAG AATAGCATACAACCGAACAACTCGCAAAACATCCAATGCACCAGGGGTGGAAATCCGAGTTCCAGGATTTGGGAAAACTTACTCTGTGGAATTTCTGGACACCAATACATTAACAG GGTATCTCCACACAATGGTGGAGCACTTGGTAAACGCAGGTTACGTCCGTAATGAAACGATTCGAGCAGCTCCCTATGACTGGAGAATTGCTCCCA ATGAGCAGGAGGAGTACTTTGGGAAGCTAAAAGCCCTGGTGGAGGAGATGTACAAGGAGTATGAGAGACCTGTCTACCTGCTTGGACACAGCATGGGCAGCAATTACATCCTGTACTTCCTGAACCAGCAGTCTCAGGACTGGAAGGATCTCTATATCAAGGGCTTCATCTCACTGGGGGCTCCCTGGGGTGGGGTCATCAAACCGCTCAGGGTCCTCGCTTCCG GTGAAAATGACGGAATCCCGCTTGTATCCAACATCAAAATCCGAGAGGAGCAGCGAATGACCACCACCAACCCCTGGATGATCCCCAGTGACCTGGCCTGGCCGACTGATCACGTCTACATCTCCACACCCACCTACAACTACACCTACCAGGACTACCAGCGCTTCTTCAACGACATCCACTTCGAGGACGGCTGGTACATGTGGAATGATACCAAGGACCTCCTCGCAGGGCTGCCCACGCCTGGTGTAGCAGTGTACTGCATGTACGGCACGGGGTTGCCTACCCCTGTCACCTACATCTATGATGATAACTTCCCGAACGCGGACCCCGTTGACATCCTGTACGATGATGGGGATAACACTGTCGGCTCTCGCAGCATGGAGCTGTGCAAGCTCTGGGTAGGAAAGCAGAAGGAGCCGGTCCACATCATTGAGCTGAATGGCACGGCTCACCTGGACATCGTCTTTTCTAACATAAGCCTCACGTACATCCAGGAGATACTGCAAGGGAGCTACAAAGGGCCTTAA
- the lcat gene encoding phosphatidylcholine-sterol acyltransferase isoform X3: protein MPALTRPALGDPASSVSPESVPGNLGNQLEARIDKIDLVHWLCYSKTEDFFTIWIDLNMFMPIGIDCWIDNIRIAYNRTTRKTSNAPGVEIRVPGFGKTYSVEFLDTNTLTGYLHTMVEHLVNAGYVRNETIRAAPYDWRIAPNEQEEYFGKLKALVEEMYKEYERPVYLLGHSMGSNYILYFLNQQSQDWKDLYIKGFISLGAPWGGVIKPLRVLASGENDGIPLVSNIKIREEQRMTTTNPWMIPSDLAWPTDHVYISTPTYNYTYQDYQRFFNDIHFEDGWYMWNDTKDLLAGLPTPGVAVYCMYGTGLPTPVTYIYDDNFPNADPVDILYDDGDNTVGSRSMELCKLWVGKQKEPVHIIELNGTAHLDIVFSNISLTYIQEILQGSYKGP from the exons TGCCTGGCAATCTGGGGAACCAGCTGGAGGCGAGGATTGACAAGATCGATCTGGTGCACTGGCTCTGCTACAGCAAGACAGAGGATTTCTTCACCATCTGGATCGACCTCAACATGTTTATGCCTATAGGGATTGACTGCTGGATCGATAACATCAG AATAGCATACAACCGAACAACTCGCAAAACATCCAATGCACCAGGGGTGGAAATCCGAGTTCCAGGATTTGGGAAAACTTACTCTGTGGAATTTCTGGACACCAATACATTAACAG GGTATCTCCACACAATGGTGGAGCACTTGGTAAACGCAGGTTACGTCCGTAATGAAACGATTCGAGCAGCTCCCTATGACTGGAGAATTGCTCCCA ATGAGCAGGAGGAGTACTTTGGGAAGCTAAAAGCCCTGGTGGAGGAGATGTACAAGGAGTATGAGAGACCTGTCTACCTGCTTGGACACAGCATGGGCAGCAATTACATCCTGTACTTCCTGAACCAGCAGTCTCAGGACTGGAAGGATCTCTATATCAAGGGCTTCATCTCACTGGGGGCTCCCTGGGGTGGGGTCATCAAACCGCTCAGGGTCCTCGCTTCCG GTGAAAATGACGGAATCCCGCTTGTATCCAACATCAAAATCCGAGAGGAGCAGCGAATGACCACCACCAACCCCTGGATGATCCCCAGTGACCTGGCCTGGCCGACTGATCACGTCTACATCTCCACACCCACCTACAACTACACCTACCAGGACTACCAGCGCTTCTTCAACGACATCCACTTCGAGGACGGCTGGTACATGTGGAATGATACCAAGGACCTCCTCGCAGGGCTGCCCACGCCTGGTGTAGCAGTGTACTGCATGTACGGCACGGGGTTGCCTACCCCTGTCACCTACATCTATGATGATAACTTCCCGAACGCGGACCCCGTTGACATCCTGTACGATGATGGGGATAACACTGTCGGCTCTCGCAGCATGGAGCTGTGCAAGCTCTGGGTAGGAAAGCAGAAGGAGCCGGTCCACATCATTGAGCTGAATGGCACGGCTCACCTGGACATCGTCTTTTCTAACATAAGCCTCACGTACATCCAGGAGATACTGCAAGGGAGCTACAAAGGGCCTTAA
- the usb1 gene encoding U6 snRNA phosphodiesterase 1, which yields MLVGYSSSSEEENEVIQNGKRKGEHLQSDDSSLDNKRSKKEAGCLLKVTRLQSVTDSKKSSSHAKGEEARPLQKCFLEQRARLPLPGSVLNMFKETEEKEVFEDSTQYGGRIRSFAHERGNWATYVYLPYLAEDESLELADQLISGAGSHGVSLTRMEEFHISLSQTVILRHHWIEPFILSLKEGLASGRRFLCVADRLKVYTNQERTRTFLGLEVRAGHAQMLEMVRAIDRTMQEFNLSTFHQNPSFHISLAWCVGDCSESLRGCFQELQTIVDDFEDSASLLRFSGHEIRCKSGNKFFSFPLL from the exons ATGTTAGTTGGCTACAGCAGCAGCTCCGAAGAAGAAAATGAAGTTATACAAAACGGAAAGCGAAAAGGTGAACATCTCCAAAGTGACGACAGCTCGCTGGATAATAAGAGATCCAAAAAAGAAGCAGGTTGTCT ATTGAAAGTCACTCGGCTCCAGtcagtgacagacagcaaaaagTCCTCCAGCCATGCGAAGGGAGAGGAAGCAAGGCCACTCCAGAAGTGTTTCCTAGAGCAACGAGCCCGCCTGCCCCTGCCAGGCAGCGTGCTGAACATGTTCAAGGAGACCGAGGAGAAAGAAGTGTTTGAGGACAGCACCCAATATGGAGGACGGATACGCTCCTTTGCACATGAGCGAGGAAACTGGGCCACTTATGTCTACCTGCCAT ACCTAGCTGAAGATGAGTCTCTGGAGCTGGCTGATCAGCTGATCTCTGGTGCTGGGTCCCATGGTGTCTCGCTGACCAGAATGGAAGAGTTTCACATCAGCCTATCACAAACTGTCATTCTGCGCCATCACTGGATAGAACCCTTCATCCTGTCGCTGAAGGAGGGTCTGGCTTCTGGCAGAAG GTTCTTGTGTGTTGCAGACAGATTGAAGGTCTACACAAACCAGGAGAGAACCCG GACCTTCCTGGGGCTGGAGGTGAGAGCAGGACATGCTCAGATGCTGGAGATGGTCCGAGCGATCGACAGGACCATGCAGGAGTTCAACCTGAGCACATTTCACCAG AATCCATCATTCCACATCAGCCTGGCCTGGTGCGTGGGTGACTGCTCTGAGAGCCTACGAGGGTGCTTTCAAGAACTGCAG ACTATAGTTGATGATTTTGAAGACAGTGCTTCCCTGTTGAGATTTTCTGGACATGAAATTCGCTGCAAGTCTGGGAATAAATTCTTCTCCTTCCCGCTACTCTGA
- the lcat gene encoding phosphatidylcholine-sterol acyltransferase isoform X1: MWPKRIWFSTLCQLLQGQPWEILLRLYLLSQRDSTMTGHCPTLALVLLFLQPSSQFWLFNVIFPPSPEPVGPKVNDTSPLILVPGNLGNQLEARIDKIDLVHWLCYSKTEDFFTIWIDLNMFMPIGIDCWIDNIRIAYNRTTRKTSNAPGVEIRVPGFGKTYSVEFLDTNTLTGYLHTMVEHLVNAGYVRNETIRAAPYDWRIAPNEQEEYFGKLKALVEEMYKEYERPVYLLGHSMGSNYILYFLNQQSQDWKDLYIKGFISLGAPWGGVIKPLRVLASGENDGIPLVSNIKIREEQRMTTTNPWMIPSDLAWPTDHVYISTPTYNYTYQDYQRFFNDIHFEDGWYMWNDTKDLLAGLPTPGVAVYCMYGTGLPTPVTYIYDDNFPNADPVDILYDDGDNTVGSRSMELCKLWVGKQKEPVHIIELNGTAHLDIVFSNISLTYIQEILQGSYKGP; the protein is encoded by the exons AGAGACAGCACGATGACCGGCCACTGCCCTACGCTGGCCCTGGTGCTCCTCTTCCTCCAGCCTTCCTCGCAGTTCTGGCTCTTCAATGTCATCTTCCCTCCCAGCCCCGAGCCCGTAGGCCCCAAGGTGAACGACACATCCCCCCTCATTCTGG TGCCTGGCAATCTGGGGAACCAGCTGGAGGCGAGGATTGACAAGATCGATCTGGTGCACTGGCTCTGCTACAGCAAGACAGAGGATTTCTTCACCATCTGGATCGACCTCAACATGTTTATGCCTATAGGGATTGACTGCTGGATCGATAACATCAG AATAGCATACAACCGAACAACTCGCAAAACATCCAATGCACCAGGGGTGGAAATCCGAGTTCCAGGATTTGGGAAAACTTACTCTGTGGAATTTCTGGACACCAATACATTAACAG GGTATCTCCACACAATGGTGGAGCACTTGGTAAACGCAGGTTACGTCCGTAATGAAACGATTCGAGCAGCTCCCTATGACTGGAGAATTGCTCCCA ATGAGCAGGAGGAGTACTTTGGGAAGCTAAAAGCCCTGGTGGAGGAGATGTACAAGGAGTATGAGAGACCTGTCTACCTGCTTGGACACAGCATGGGCAGCAATTACATCCTGTACTTCCTGAACCAGCAGTCTCAGGACTGGAAGGATCTCTATATCAAGGGCTTCATCTCACTGGGGGCTCCCTGGGGTGGGGTCATCAAACCGCTCAGGGTCCTCGCTTCCG GTGAAAATGACGGAATCCCGCTTGTATCCAACATCAAAATCCGAGAGGAGCAGCGAATGACCACCACCAACCCCTGGATGATCCCCAGTGACCTGGCCTGGCCGACTGATCACGTCTACATCTCCACACCCACCTACAACTACACCTACCAGGACTACCAGCGCTTCTTCAACGACATCCACTTCGAGGACGGCTGGTACATGTGGAATGATACCAAGGACCTCCTCGCAGGGCTGCCCACGCCTGGTGTAGCAGTGTACTGCATGTACGGCACGGGGTTGCCTACCCCTGTCACCTACATCTATGATGATAACTTCCCGAACGCGGACCCCGTTGACATCCTGTACGATGATGGGGATAACACTGTCGGCTCTCGCAGCATGGAGCTGTGCAAGCTCTGGGTAGGAAAGCAGAAGGAGCCGGTCCACATCATTGAGCTGAATGGCACGGCTCACCTGGACATCGTCTTTTCTAACATAAGCCTCACGTACATCCAGGAGATACTGCAAGGGAGCTACAAAGGGCCTTAA
- the LOC117424392 gene encoding phospholipase A2 group XV-like, with the protein MVSIRGLLLLFVYPFLLFCSGSPVNKECTGKICQKRPPVVLIPGDLGNQLEAKLDKPSVVHYMCSKKTEDYFTLWLNLELLIPLVIDCWIDNIRLVYNHTSKTTESPPGVDVRVPGFGQTFPLEYLDPSKRSMGIYFYMLVQAMVEWGYTRDDDVRGAPYDWRKAPNENHDYFVALKKMIEVMAEKFGGPVVLIAHSMGNMYTLYFLNQQPQEWKDHYVKAYVALGPPWGGVAKTLHVLATGDNNRIPVISNLKIRDQQRSAVSTNWLLPYNNTWPADQVFVITPKGNYTLHDYQQFYNDIHFQDGWLMRQNTEPLVYSLEAPRVAVHCLYGSGVDTPESFVYSEFPDKDPKVQFGDGDGTVNLASAMQCMRWIGQQKQPVQLKELRGNEHIAMLSNLTTISYVKQVLFTP; encoded by the exons ATGGTTTCCATCCGTGGATTGTTACTGCTTTTTGTCTACCCCTTTCTCCTGTTCTGTTCTGGGAGTCCTGTTAATAAAGAATGCACTGGCAAGATCTGTCAGAAGCGGCCGCCAGTCGTATTGA TCCCGGGTGACCTGGGTAACCAGCTGGAAGCCAAGTTggacaagcccagtgtggtgcACTACATGTGCTCCAAGAAGACCGAGGACTACTTCACCCTCTGGCTGAATCTGGAGCTACTCATCCCACTTGTCATTGACTGCTGGATTGATAACATCCG ACTGGTGTATAACCACACCAGCAAGACGACAGAGTCCCCTCCAGGAGTGGATGTGAGGGTGCCGGGTTTCGGACAGACCTTCCCCCTCGAGTACCTTGACCCCAGCAAACGCAGCATGG GAATCTATTTCTACATGCTGGTGCAGGCGATGGTGGAATGGGGGTACACGCGGGACGATGACGTGCGGGGGGCTCCCTACGACTGGCGCAAAGCCCCGA ATGAGAACCATGACTATTTTGTAGCCCTGAAGAAGATGATTGAGGTCATGGCGGAGAAATTTGGGGGTCCTGTGGTCCTGATCGCTCACAGCATGGGCAACATGTACACTCTCTACTTTCTCAACCAGCAGCCGCAGGAGTGGAAGGATCACTATGTCAAGGCCTATGTGGCCCTTGGACCACCCTGGGGCGGAGTGGCCAAAACCCTGCATGTGCTAGCCACAG GAGACAACAACCGGATCCCCGTGATCAGCAATCTGAAGATTCGCGACCAGCAGCGCTCAGCTGTCTCCACCAACTGGCTGCTACCCTACAACAACACCTGGCCTGCGGACCAGGTCTTTGTGATTACACCCAAGGGCAACTACACTCTCCATGACTACCAGCAGTTCTACAACGACATCCACTTCCAGGATGGCTGGCTGATGCGCCAGAACACAGAGCCGCTGGTGTACAGCCTTGAGGCCCCTAGGGTGGCTGTACACTGCCTGTACGGGAGTGGGGTTGACACTCCTGAATCATTTGTCTACTCTGAATTTCCTGACAAGGACCCCAAGGTCCAGTTTGGGGATGGGGATGGCACAGTAAACCTGGCGAGTGCCATGCAGTGTATGCGCTGGATTGGGCAGCAGAAACAGCCAGTCCAACTCAAGGAGCTGAGGGGCAATGAGCACATTGCAATGCTTTCTAATTTAACTACCATCAGCTATGTCAAACAGGTGCTGTTTACACCTTGA